In Cuculus canorus isolate bCucCan1 chromosome 27, bCucCan1.pri, whole genome shotgun sequence, the following proteins share a genomic window:
- the SHC2 gene encoding SHC-transforming protein 2, whose protein sequence is MTSARRGPGGAGGGRLGGSGGGSGGGSRRAAPGMLPEPKYDRFRDEPLTAPMPAPVPAAGDEPEPGTTFCALLPRMPQWKFPGSAGFLGRGSTGASRELSASARGGGEAAPGAPSALATALGACEPLCAAPCALPAGGGRRGAAGNGNGGAPGGRAARTGAEEWSRKGSFIRKPPQGWLHPDERVLGPGVSYIVRYMGCIEVLRSMRSLDFNTRTQVTREAINRLYEAVPGVKGIWKKKAPNKALFSILGKSNLRFAGMSIAVNISIDGLNLMIPTTRQIIANHHMQSISFASGGDTDTMDYVAYVAKDPINQRACHILECCEGLAQSVISTVGQAFELRFKQYLHSPPKVVAPPDRMLSAEESAWGEDEEVAEHDYYNSIPGKEPPPGGLIDSRLRHGHIHTQPSGSGPPSQGGFVARRDQSSQLGPPWDLESQGQPCDGYLQADTHPLGPRDYEEHMYVNTQSLDTWETEAAARGAPEESPKKDLFDMRPFEDALKLHECIAGGGTNIPIEDQWPSPPTRKAPIAPTEEQLKREPWYHGKMSRRDAERLLQMDGDFLVRDSLTNPGQYVLTGMHSGQPKHLLLVDPEGVVRTKDVLFESISHLISHHRQNEQPIVAAESELHLRQVVRRKQ, encoded by the exons ATGACATCAGCGCGGCGCGGCCCCGGGGGAGCGGGCGGGGGGCGGCtcggcggcagcggcggcggcagcggcggcggcagcaggAGAGCGGCCCCGGGCATGCTCCCGGAGCCCAAGTATGACCGCTTCCGAGACGAACCGCTGACCGCCCCCATGCCGGCCCCGGTGCCCGCGGCGGGCGACGAGCCCGAGCCCGGCACCACGTTCTGCGCGTTGCTGCCGCGGATGCCGCAATGGAAATTCCCGGGATCCGCCGGTTTCCTCGGTCGCGGCTCCACCGGAGCCAGCCGGGAACTGTCGGCATCGgcccggggagggggagaagcgGCCCCGGGGGCTCCTTCGGCGCTGGCCACCGCCCTGGGAGCCTGCGAGCCCCTCTGCGCCGCGCCCTGTGCGCTACCGGCGGGAGGagggcggcggggggcggcggggaaCGGCAACGGGGGGGCCCCGGGGGGGCGGGCGGCAAGAACCGGGGCGGAGGAGTGGAGCCGCAAGGGCAGCTTCATCCGCAAACCGCCGCAGGGCTGGCTGCATCCCGACGAGCGCGTCCTGGGGCCCGGCGTCTCCTACATCGTCCGG TACATGGGGTGCATTGAGGTGCTACGCTCCATGAGGTCCCTCGACTTCAACACCCGAACGCAGGTCACCAG GGAAGCTATCAACAGACTGTACGAGGCGGTGCCGGGTGTGAAGGGCATCTGGAAGAAGAAG GCTCCCAACAAAGCTCTCTTCTCCATCCTGGGGAAGAGCAACCTCCGCTTTGCTGGCATGAGCATTGCTGTCAACATCTCCATCGATGGGCTGAACCTCATGATCCCCACCACGCGCCAG ATCATCGCCAACCACCACATGCAATCCATCTCCTTCGCCTCCGGTGGAGACACG GACACCATGGACTACGTCGCGTACGTTGCCAAGGATCCCATCAACCAAAGAG ccTGTCACATCCTGGAGTGCTGCGAGGGGCTGGCGCAGAGCGTCATCAGCACGGTGGGACAGGCCTTCGAGCTGCGCTTCAAGCAGTACCTGCACAGCCCCCCCAAAGTGGTGGCACCCCCAGACAG GATGCTGAGCGCGGAGGAATCGGCGTGGGGCGAGGACGAGGAGGTGGCCGAGCATGATTACTACAACAGCATCCCAGGGAAGGAGCCACCACCGGGGGGGCTCATTGACTCCCGACTCCGCCACGGCCACATCCACACTCAGCCCTCGGGCTCCGGCCCCCCCAGCCAG ggcGGGTTTGTGGCCAGGAGAGACCAGAGCAGCCAGCTGGGGCCACCCTGGGACCTGGAGAGCCAGG GCCAGCCCTGCGATGGGTACCTACAGGCGGACACCCACCCCCTGGGACCGCGGGACTACGAGGAACACATGTACGTGAACACGCAGAGCCTGGACACCTGGGAGACGGAGGCTGCGGCTCGTGGGGCACCAGAGGAGAGCCCCAAGAAGGATCTCTTCGATATGA GGCCGTTTGAGGATGCCCTGAAGCTCCACGAGTGCATCGCCGGGGGTGGCACCAACATCCCCATTGAGGACCAGTGGCCGAGCCCCCCAACGCGGAAAGCCCCCATCGCCCCCACGGAGGAACAGCTCAAGCGGGAGCCGTGGTACCACGGGAAGATGAGCCGCAGGGATGCTGAAAGGCTCCTGCAGATGGATGGGGACTTCTTGGTGCGGGACAGCCTCACCAATCCCGGGCAGTATGTGCTGACCGGCATGCACAGCGGGCAGCccaagcatctgctgctggtgGATCCCGAGGGAGTG GTGAGGACCAAGGACGTGCTGTTTGAGAGCATCAGCCACCTCATCAGCCACCACCGGCAGAACGAGCAGCCCATCGTGGCCGCGGAGAGCGAGCTGCACCTCCGCCAGGTTGTCCGGAGGAAGCAGTGA